DNA sequence from the Lycium barbarum isolate Lr01 chromosome 5, ASM1917538v2, whole genome shotgun sequence genome:
gacctaaagaataacttaccacatgtctaaaataGTACTCATCCAAAGAGGTGTAGTTGCATATCTTCAAAATGTTTTCTTCTATTAGTTGCTTCTAGTCGATACTCATCACCTTCGTGCCTTCAAGAAAGAAGAATTCGACAATTGCTAGTTTATTGAGCTGCCCATGATAAGTTTTGTAATAAATACATGATATTGAACGAGTATACAACATATTAACATTAATTATTTATCCAAATtccatttttcttttctctcaacTGTTTAGTTGTCTAATTTTTTAGAAGAATTCTGATTTCGTTTCATTTCCTTTCTAATAGTTTATTTAACTAAACGCCATATATAATGATAATATAACAATAAATGCTAGTGAAGTATGATCAAATTTTGGGGTTTTGAtggacacacttgaggacgagttcagggggttcaataggaacaacacttagttaaggtgccaaaatgaaaaaaaaaaaaaaaaaaaaaaaaaaaaaaagagagacaaGTTTAGAGGGcagcatatgcattaagccaaaaagaaaagaaggaaaccCCATAATAAAAATGTAGGAAACATGGCACAATATGTAATTTGCTTTACCAAGCTATTGTTCATATAATAATTTTCAAAAACTATGACCATGAGAGACTCCTAATTACCCATTGACAAAATTATTGAAAGACATGTTGATTGTGATTCTCAATTGCCTTGTAACATGTGAATAATCCAAGAAACTTTGCATTGTAACTCACTTATATTTGATTTTACCGTTAGCCTTTGCAACAAGAAAAATCCAAGAAACCAATTCAACTTGTGCATAGCACAAGTTCTAAGTGACATGAAAATTGCTAAGAAACTGAGCGTTAGTAACGGTAGACATTTACCTTTGCCTTTTGCAATATGTATATGGACACCACATTTGCAACTAGCCTTCACAATCTCAAGAGGTCCATATCTtgacccacccacccacccccctcgcaaaaataataataataataacaacagaCCCCGGCCATCACCTTTAAGAAATACTACTATAAATTCAAGCCCCCAAAGTGCATCTCATTCTATAGTAAGAATTCTTGCAGTAGTGTAACTAAATTACTACTACTTCTACTATAGGCCTCACTAGTCTTTTGGCCATAGTAGCAAGACACTTGTTTTAGTACTATATTTCAACTATAAACAGTAATGGCTTTCTCTGCTGGACAATCTTATGCAGTTTCAACAAATTTTGATCCCTTGCAACAAAATTTCTTGGGTTCTAAGCCTCACATTTCATCATTTTCCATCAACTTGAAACAATGTGAAAAGCCTAATATTTTGTCCAAAAAACCTCTCTATATTTCAGCAGTATTAAGTGGATTTGGACATGCTGATGAATCAAAAGAGTCCAAATCTAGGGACCCTTTAGTCCAATGCAATGCATATGAAGCTAGTCGACCGCAATCGGTACCAATCAACATTGAGTTTGGCCAAGAAGCTCAGGCTGCTTCTCGTCAGAAGCTTAAGATTGGGCTATATTTTGCAACGTGGTGGGCATTGAATGTTGTTttcaatatatacaacaagaagGTGTTGAATGCCTTTCCATTTCCATGGCTTACTTCTACTCTTTCTTTGGCTGCTGGCTCTCTCATCATGTTGGTTTCTTGGGCTACCAAGATTGCTGAAACCCCAAAGACTGACTTTGATTTCTGGAAAGCCTTGTTTCCTGTAAGTAAATGATGTTTATTTAGACACTCGGGTTATGATTCGTTCCAGTTGAACACCGTAATGCATGATATAGTGTTCTTGTTAGACATTTTTACATACATTTTGGAAAAGATTTTGCGCGTGTTTTCAAGCATTCATTACTTAAATAAGTTAACCACTTAAATATGTCACATCCTTTAATTATACGCATTAGCCTCAATAAGTTGTAAGACCTCAGACCAGTTCCAATATCTGATAAATtatataattaaaggagatgacatattttatgtgattatgtaATGGGCGCTTGAGAACACGTTCAAATTTTGTACTCAATTGAAACAGGTTATAATttaagtgtctaaatgaaatttactgaAAAATTTAAGGGACCGTCGTCAATATATTCAGCCTTTTTTTGGACATTGAAACTCATATTCTGAATGTGGTCTGTTCTGTTTTTTTTCACTTCTAGGTAGCTGTGGCACACACAATTGGGCATGTGGCTGCAACAGTGAGCATGTCAAAAGTTGCAGTTTCATTCACACACATTATTAAGAGTGGAGAGCCTGCTTTTAGTGTTTTGGTTTCAAGATTGTTAGGTGAAACTTTCCCTTTGCCAATTTACCTTTCACTTGTGCCAATTATTGGTGGTTGCGCACTTGCTGCTATTACTGAACTCAACTTCAATCTAACAGGTAAGAAGAAAATGCAAGTTTCACTATTTTAGTTTAgggattttttcatttttggtcGGCCGAAATTAATTACAGGCGATAATCAaaacatatataacatatacactgattatgtatatgttatgtatatttatgtatacaatatgtgaattatatgtatatttatacttaataaaTAGAACCAACTACATTTGTTagttattatttttttgagcagtccaaaaatgtaattatcccttGCATTTCGTAATCTTGATACCCTTGCAGGTTTTATGGGGGCAATGATATCAAACTTGGCATTTGTATTCAGAAACATATTCTCAAAAAAGGGCATGAAAGGGAAGTCAGTTGGAGGGATGAATTACTACGCTTGTCTTTCAATGATGTCTCTTTTAATTCTGATTCCCTTTGCTATTGCTGTGGAGGGTCCACAAGTATGGGCACTTGGATGGCAGAAAGCTGTCTCCCAAATTGGCCCAAAATTTATATGGTAAGCCCAAATTGCACTTTTGTTAAGTTGATGAAAGATCCCAATGTCACTTTCAGTTTCTTTGGAAAAAGCAAACACAAGTATGTTATGTCACACATGTTTCCCTTTGATCATGCTCATAGTTTATAGGGAAAAGGGCCAAATGTGTCCTTAAAATATTTGAAATGGGTAGGTAGTTTAGCTCACATATGTCCTTATCATTTAATAAGTGGTCCAAATATTTCTTATTTTAATTGGAGCCTTTAATTAACTCATTAATCAGCAAAAAAGAGTCAAATTTGCTCTTAAAGTATGCGAAATTGAGCAAATATGTCCTTAGTAAATAATACCCGTGAATGATACTCAATCAAATCTGATTTACTCACACTTAACAAAGTTAAAAAATTAGTTTTTTGGCTGACAGCCTCTCCCAACCCCACTGATTGTCTTGTGTGGTTCTAGTTTGCATAGTAAAAGTGGTCCAAGAACTTGCAAAAACTTAAAAATATCCAAACTCCtaaagagaaaaaagaagatCTTCAAGATTTTATAAACTGACTTCAATGTGATTGCTCTTTTCTTTAGGTGGGTGGTGGCCCAAAGTGTGTTCTATCACTTGTACAACCAAGTCTCCTACATGTCCCTAAATGAGATCTCCCCATTGACATTTAGCATTGGTAACACTATGAAGAGAATTTCTGTCATAGTCTCATCTATCATCATCTTCCAAATTCCAATTCAACCAGTCAACGCCCTTGGTGCTGCCATTGCAATCGTGGGAACTTTCCTATACTCACAGGTAATAACTGAATTTTTGTCTTCAAAATGTAGTGAATTTGATATTGTctgtgtattatatatatatatatatatatatatatatatatatatatatatatatatatattgcatattTACGGGGGACCAGTAAAAATCCATCCAAATGATCAATCTAGAATATGGACAACTTGTTACTTATTTTCATCCTAGATCCACTGCATGCTTAGACTGCTATAAGGATTATGACCACTCAAACAAACAATAAAGAATCTTTGCTTCACTTCTAAAAACTAGATCACTAAAAAAAATGACATTAGCTACGAGCTTCGTTGCAAAATTACTCGTAGCTGAGAAAATATTTTGTTAATCCGTCGCTAAATAGAATTAGCTACAGATTTTGTTGTTTAGCTACAGAATTTGTCCGTCGCTATTCCTGCTTTTTTTTAGTGGTGACCATTTTGAGCTAAATTTGTTGCAATGGTTTTCGTGCAGGCTAAGCAGTCACCGGAATTTGCTGAGGGTAGATGAAAAGAAAAATTGGGGACTTAAGACTTGCTTTGAGGAAAGTAAAAGATGGATAGAACTGGACCTATCACTTGTTGTAGATGAGATATTATAATGTTATCTTAGTGACTACTAGCAGTATCCCTAGCAAACAACCGAGGCATCGAAATGGTACCAGCCGTACTTAATAGTAGAAGAATTTGGCTAAAATATGTAAAATTATCCCTATCTCCTAAAAAGATTGTTCATTGTTTTTCCCTAGCAAATGACTGGAGGCATGGTTAGATGGATGTGAAAAATGGGCAGTCTCAGTGATATTTGTATTTACCCTTACGATGTGAATTAATATGAAAATATTGTATGTGTTCGTGGTGATAAATTGTAAAGATTGGTTTGCTCTGCTCGAGTTATATGTCTACAATTGAAATATTTTAAAATGAGTTGTTAAATAACAGACTGACGAGATTCCTAACCACCTAATTTGAATTCTCCGATGAATGTTTCAACGTCTTTTGAAATCCTATCTTGTACCTATGTAGTTTGAACATGACAAGGCAAAATTTGTCAATACAGAAAACTTTATGAACAATTTAATAAAATAACCGGAATAAAGATAGTATTAAATTTGGTCGGTCCGAAAAAACTTGTGAACAATTAACAACATAGACAAAATTTACAAATTCATCAAAATTTGTGAACAATTTAACAACATAGATAGAATGAAGATAATACCAAGTTTTGTCAGTCCCCAAGTTATGTCCTGCCGGCATAACTTATGAACAAGACAAGATTTGCCAGTCTGTTAAGACTTGTGAATTTAACAAGATAGGTAGAGTAAAGACCGTAGCAAAGTTATACCATGCCGGCTTAACCTTTGAACAAGACAAGATTTGCTAATCAAACATGAACTATGAACAATTTAAAAGGATAGGTAGCATGAAGATGTATATATGAaggtataattttttattttttctagtGTGTAGCATCAAAAAAATTTCCTCAAATTTTCAAACGAGGATAAaattgggcaatttgcacgatttcccttatttgggggtggtctttaatttttgtccctcaaattgctagtctttaatttttatccttcgcctaaATACCCTAAGATTCTAGGTTTGTACCCCTGCTCAGTCAAAAATAAAAATCGTAAGGCAGAGTTTAACAGCAAAATTAGGCCTAATCGAGCAAAAGTTAGGCCTAACTTTTGAAGAATTCCagtagagtaaaaaaaaaaaaaaatctgccttGCAAAAACTTTTGCCTTGAGGCAAATTCTACCTTATAAGTTCTGCCTTAGAATGCAGAATTTTCACGAAGTCTTGCCTTGcgatattattttattttcttaactgAGCGGAGGTACGAACTTAGAACCTCGAGGTATTTTGGCCATTTTTTTAaggcaaaggacaaaaattaaagactagcaatttgagggacaaaaattaaagaccagcacctttgaagggaaatccgtgcaaaaaaatggataaaattcataTAGTGGCCCGAAAGAAGAATTTGCGCTGTTTGTTCCTCaattgggctggtctttaattttgcccgtTTTTAATGTTTGTCCTTCGAATTCGAATTTATGTCTAATAGCttgtttggctaagcttataaaaacagtttattttaaaaagtattttttttcaaaagtacttttggctaaaagcagtttgtgtttagccaattaatttaaaaagtacttttaagcagcaattagtgtttggtcaagtttttaaaaagtgtttctaagtgtatttttctcaaaagtacttttcaaaaaagtgcttttgggcaaaagctatttttttagcttctgaaaaactgcttctgttactccccaaaagtacttattttctctcaaaagcttggccaaactcctcactttttttaaaataagtacttttggggaaaaaataagctaggccaaacaggctataagggAGCATATATTTTTAAGGACGCGGGCCGTAACTTATGGATATTATGACTTGAAAATATAGCTTATATCCCATGAAAAAGTTGTTCACATGGAGAGgtaaattaaagaccagcataaAAGAGCGGACAAATGTGCAGATGACCGACCCGGCACGAAATGATACTATTTGTAAGGGACCCTTTGTACAAATCAAAGGGCAAGGTCTCAATTTGGCCTGGCTAATTGAGTATTGGGCCTACTGCAAAACTGGCCAGTTTGGTAGAAGGAAGTGTTTAATCCTAAATCTTATTTGCACGATTGTGCTTCAaaggcactagtctttaatttttggccctcaaattggtgatctttaattttagtCCTTCACCTAAGATCCTGAGGTCCTGAATTCAAACTCCAGTTCAATTTATAAAAACAAATTCCAAGACAGAGTTTGGTAGCAAAtttatgccttaaggcagaattttacaaaatttcaattgaataaaaaaaataaaaaaataaaaagactgccttaatgcaaacctctaccttaaggtagagtttggcCTTCGGGTATGTAGAGTTTTCCCATGCCCGAACCTCACACTCTGCCTGAAGGTAgtaaaactctgtcttgcgaattaaagaccagtgcctttgaagggcattccgcacaaaaaaaaagttttttttttacgcGTGGCTTGTCCTacatatggactggtctttaatttttgcccctcaaatcacaagtctttaattttttttttctacttctcatttaatgaaaatttataAGCCAAAGTATCCATATTCGCTGGCCTACGAACCCAGatattctgggttcgaaccccaacagAGTAAAAAACAAATATCGCAAGGTAGGGTTTCATATAAATTATGCCTATTCGGAAAAAGTTACATAAAATCTATGCCTTGTCCGCTATAGTTCTATAGAAAATAAGTTATCCGACATAAGTTTATATGGACTATGCCTATTCGTGCAAAGCTATATAAAAACTATGCCTgacaaggcatagtttctatgtaactttgccTGAATAGTCATAGTTTCTATGCAATCTTATCTTGAGAAATTAGGTCATAGATCCgaatttcttttcttattttttcaaTGTCAAAGATATTTTTGATcacttttttattacttaaaatgctgaaagataaaaattaaaaacctgcaatttgaagggaaaaaaattaaagaccatccgaAGATACGGGAAATCGTGCATATTGCCGAAATCTAAATTGAGCGCCAAGCCTTTCCCATAACTACAAATGTTGACCTTTTGAATAATACGTGTTTTGCTAGTCTAGCAAAATTTTGGAGGGCAACTTTGAAGTGCACAACTGATAACGTcaaaatccactcctcaaagagaaagtgtacacggtcgtatgcaatataatttatctaattatgagtcggggtcgatcccacagggaacaatatactaggcgattaagaaagtaaggaactttcaccaactaagctaaagccaaacgatagataatattttggttttttgagaaaactataactaatgcggaaatgtaaactaacctagaaagcaagtaaaatgatcaatggccacaagcatggataataggagattacactcaagtaacgatccaatgtattttacaattttacaactaagaacgaggttatgttaatagataatgatttctaaatttcattgaaattttctcaaccaaatcaatgaattttactttaagctttctcaagccttaaagtgtgatattaggcacaatcaatataatcccaagtgactttcctctctcgagctcaagtCATTAGACAAGGGTTATGCAtcaaatccttgttaactaatctttcccaaatCGATTTttctctctcgagctcaaatcaaattaaatgggcgagtcctacggttagttaatccctttggaaacattcaagaaagagattaattaaagaaacaataacccacttcattaggaataaaatcattcaatatataagcaaaacaagagtttcaaaccaaactttaatcaagaatattttcataaacaagattcaagtaatggaatagaaagctacacacttagataatcaatacatagcaaggagaagaagaaatgagtaaaggattaagaaatttcttatcaagatcttcaaatcttcaatccccaagtgtgggTGCAAAAACCTAGCTCTTCAAGCTTgatgaaaatggccaaagatccgttttacaaaccctagcattctatttatagaaatgccaaaacgggaacaaaatctggataaaaataccctgcgtgcacaacatgcGTCTCGTAGGTTGTATCGCATGTTCAACCTGCGGTTCGCAGGTTGTACAAAACTCTCGCAGGTCTTGCAATGTACAGTGATGACTTGCAGCACATGCGGTCATGGATACGTCTCGCAGGTGGGACCTGCGTCTCGCAGGTGATGCTTGCAGATGCTGCAtccaatttttcaaattttcaaaatctcTGTACAAACTTGCTGCagaacatgcggctcgcatgtgtgacctgcggctcgcaggtcacgcttcttctattttggcttgttttactctattttgctccattttgatccatttttctctgttatgctctccggacatcttatcctacaaaacgacataaatacacgaaaacaccaaaagtgcttgaagagttacaaaagcttaagaaattagcatcgaatatcccgtaatttcacagcacatcaacacccccaacttaaagtctttgcttgtcctcaagcaaatcaaaaccaaaatctcaatgaggatccactttaagcacaaaaacatgactttgattggtacaaataattaggctacaagcatgtgaaacttcaaccaaataactgcctcatttcaaaatacaatttcaagaatgcaatggagtttcaaaacaatcaagcgacaatactcaagcctcaataagtgactcaaaaccactagcttactagatatgctcatttgactcaacttgatatttttcaacatcaccattctatcgtaatccatatgccctcctcacaagaaagaaatttccaaaatcactatattcacaacaacaacacaagggacatatacacaaagtcactcacactcaataaagaaattctagtgctaacaaatatcacaccataagcttgcctttattttcaatcatcactaactcaagaacattcggttggagatcacatagggactttttaagcttgtaatgtaggcttagggaaaggtaggataagtatttgggatacaagtgattACGCCCTCCTcgaacactacacaaaacctttcgtccactttcctcttcatttcaaaacatcactccttcctttgcatactagtttccccaattattccaacttctttttgtgcaacaattttcttgatttctaatttttttttattttttttcacaaagatacatttttttgcacaaaaagtttgcaacctttttgtatttttcaaatttcttcatttcttttgacttttccacaacatcaatcttcaccacttctcaagcaacactaacacccccaacttaggcttttggcctcaaattaaCAATTTAacgttcaaggagggaaaggttcaataGAGAGAGTTTCATCAAGAAgagtaaaggcttgtaatgtggcaatcaaagaaaatgtcataggctcaaatggggttactagtgatattatttatgcaatggcaggctagaaaggctaaagaggttttttcaaaaatcacaaagatagcccaaggtcatctctccaaccaatataattaaaattagcattgaaagattaaccgggcaagttctagatgataaaagtaagcataaggattattcaacaaacactcaccacacatggcatatgaactagtcaagatggagcaatttcacttcctaagcaagaacaattagagcaatatctcataatccaaagtaaacctaactagtaggtaaagagtcactaaatgagccaaaaagttgtcacaaaggtcattctttcctatgcaccttgctttttaactttcacaaaaaaTTTGGAGGGTATTCGCATGTCAACATtccacatgcaagagactaactctattagtaccaaacaagtcaagagtttccatatttttcctcaaaggagcacctacacctaaactacaaagactaatgaaagaagctaagaaagaaaataaaataataagagtgactaatccacaacatgccaaaagaacgaaattttcagaaatttgagcaagttccatttgtaacgtttatTCACAGCCATACCAACAGTCATAAAAtaagcccgacaagggcacacaatcaagcataaccaaaatataatgtgctaccataTGCCACCCCAACTAAAAACATTGCAATGTCCTCAGTGcacaatgacaaaaaaaaaaaaaactggacagttttgcaaaaaactGTGCAAAACAGTCCAGTTAACAGTGCTGCAATTTTCAACaactactggtttggggctgtctggaaatccgacctgctcaaaataactccaaaaattctgaaactttgcagattagccaaaaaccataaactaaactattctaaaaaataaaatttcaaaaacgatttaaaatttttaaaacgatgggttgcctcccaccaagcgcttaagttaacatcgcggcacgacggttacctttaccacttttccctccatttggaagatatgaatttgcgccccaactttgaatcaagattccggtgatgctcgtgaggcggtggtaggaaagcaaagaggccaactctcgggtgtcgcatttggcacttcttggccc
Encoded proteins:
- the LOC132640579 gene encoding glucose-6-phosphate/phosphate translocator 2, chloroplastic-like, yielding MAFSAGQSYAVSTNFDPLQQNFLGSKPHISSFSINLKQCEKPNILSKKPLYISAVLSGFGHADESKESKSRDPLVQCNAYEASRPQSVPINIEFGQEAQAASRQKLKIGLYFATWWALNVVFNIYNKKVLNAFPFPWLTSTLSLAAGSLIMLVSWATKIAETPKTDFDFWKALFPVAVAHTIGHVAATVSMSKVAVSFTHIIKSGEPAFSVLVSRLLGETFPLPIYLSLVPIIGGCALAAITELNFNLTGFMGAMISNLAFVFRNIFSKKGMKGKSVGGMNYYACLSMMSLLILIPFAIAVEGPQVWALGWQKAVSQIGPKFIWWVVAQSVFYHLYNQVSYMSLNEISPLTFSIGNTMKRISVIVSSIIIFQIPIQPVNALGAAIAIVGTFLYSQAKQSPEFAEGR